From Phragmites australis chromosome 5, lpPhrAust1.1, whole genome shotgun sequence, a single genomic window includes:
- the LOC133918086 gene encoding uncharacterized mitochondrial protein AtMg00810-like encodes MAECHPTATPVDTHAKLSGHDGALVVDPSDYRSIVGALQYLTLTRPDLAYPVQQVCLFMYDPREPHLALIKRILRYVKGTIDSGLHHGVSLVTSLTAYSDADWAGYPDSRCSTSGYCVYLDDNLVSWSSKRQITVSCSSAEAEYRAVAHTIAECCWVWQLLQELHVPVASALSSIATMSALSTCRQIPFNIAA; translated from the coding sequence ATGGCTGAGTGCCACCCTACCGCGACACCGGTGGACACTCATGCCAAGCTATCCGGCCATGATGGTGCTCTGGTGGTTGACCCTTCCGACTACCGCAGCATTGTGGGTGCTCTCCAGTACCTGACGCTCACTCGCCCCGACCTGGCATATCCCGTTCAGCAGGTGTGTCTTTTTATGTATGATCCGCGTGAGCCCCATCTCGCGTTGATCAAGCGCATATTAAGATACGTCAAGGGGACCATCGACTCCGGCCTTCATCACGGTGTCTCCCTAGTGACTTCACTCACCGCCTACTCCGACGCCGATTGGGCAGGCTACCCCGACTCCCGGTGTTCCACCTCTGGCTATTGCGTCTACCTCGACGACAACCTCGTCTCCTGGTCGTCCAAGAGACAGATCACGGTGTCCTGCTCGAGCGCAGAAGCCGAGTATCGTGCTGTTGCTCACACCATAGCCGAGTGCTGTTGGGTGTGGCAACTCTTGCAGGAGCTTCATGTTCCTGTTGCTTCAGCGTTGTCGTCTATTGCGACAATGTCAGCGCTGTCTACATGTCGACAAATCCCGTTCAACATCGCTGCATGA